One window of Microbacterium sp. 1S1 genomic DNA carries:
- a CDS encoding fumarylacetoacetate hydrolase family protein, with amino-acid sequence MTDTIARPGKIIAIHLSYASRADQRGRRPAHPSYFFKPASSVGVSGGTVERPAGTELLAFEGEIALIIGTPARRVSLADAWDHVQWVTASNDLGLYDLRANDKGSNVRSKGGDGYTPLGPDLIDARTVDPAALRVRAWVNGELRQDDTTAGLIFPLAQLVADLSQHFTLETGDVILTGTPAGSSVIVPGDVVEIEVDAPDAPGAPTSGRLVTTVTQGDVPFDGDLGSLPAVDDLQRTEAWGSRELAGLPAEDTAPTLTPELRAQLLEAPTAGLSAQLRKRGHHSCFIDGVSANLAGTKIVGTAKTLRFVPFREDLFRTHGGGYNAQKRAFDAVSEGEVIVIEARGDATTGTLGDILALRAQNRGAAGVVTDGGVRDFQAVAEIGLPVFSQGAHPSVLGRKHVPWDVDVTISCGGATVQPGDIIVGDSDGVIVIPPALAAEVAADAVAQEIEDAWIAEQVAAGHPVDGLFPMNAEWRARYEQATGGGADQK; translated from the coding sequence GTGACGGACACCATCGCCCGCCCGGGGAAGATCATCGCGATCCACCTGAGCTACGCCTCGCGGGCCGACCAGCGGGGCCGACGCCCCGCCCACCCCTCCTATTTCTTCAAGCCGGCCAGTTCGGTCGGGGTCTCCGGTGGCACGGTCGAGCGCCCCGCCGGCACCGAGCTGCTCGCGTTCGAGGGCGAGATCGCGCTGATCATCGGCACCCCGGCCCGCCGCGTCTCCCTCGCCGACGCCTGGGACCACGTGCAGTGGGTGACCGCCTCGAACGACCTCGGCCTCTACGATCTGCGCGCGAACGACAAGGGCTCCAACGTCCGCTCCAAGGGCGGCGACGGGTACACCCCGCTCGGTCCGGACCTGATCGACGCCCGCACGGTCGACCCGGCCGCCCTCCGCGTGCGCGCCTGGGTGAACGGCGAGCTGCGCCAGGACGACACCACCGCGGGCCTCATCTTCCCGCTCGCCCAGCTCGTCGCCGACCTCTCCCAGCACTTCACGCTGGAGACCGGAGACGTGATCCTGACCGGCACCCCCGCGGGCTCGTCGGTCATCGTCCCCGGCGACGTGGTCGAGATCGAGGTCGACGCCCCGGACGCCCCCGGCGCTCCCACCTCCGGCCGCCTGGTCACGACGGTCACGCAGGGCGACGTCCCCTTCGACGGCGACCTGGGCTCGCTCCCCGCCGTCGACGACCTCCAGCGCACCGAGGCCTGGGGCTCCCGCGAACTCGCCGGTCTGCCGGCCGAGGACACCGCGCCCACGCTCACCCCCGAGCTCCGCGCCCAGCTCCTCGAAGCCCCCACCGCCGGCCTCTCGGCACAGCTGCGCAAGCGCGGACACCACTCCTGCTTCATCGACGGGGTCTCCGCCAACCTCGCGGGCACGAAGATCGTGGGCACCGCGAAGACCCTCCGCTTCGTGCCGTTCCGCGAAGACCTCTTCCGCACCCACGGCGGCGGGTACAACGCCCAGAAGCGCGCGTTCGACGCGGTGTCCGAAGGCGAGGTGATCGTCATCGAGGCCCGCGGCGACGCGACCACCGGCACCCTCGGCGACATCCTCGCCCTGCGCGCGCAGAACCGCGGCGCGGCGGGCGTGGTGACCGACGGCGGTGTCCGAGACTTCCAGGCCGTCGCCGAGATCGGGCTGCCGGTCTTCTCGCAGGGCGCGCACCCCTCGGTGCTCGGCCGCAAGCACGTGCCGTGGGACGTCGACGTGACGATCTCGTGCGGCGGCGCGACCGTGCAACCCGGCGACATCATCGTCGGCGACAGCGACGGCGTGATCGTGATCCCGCCGGCCCTCGCCGCCGAGGTCGCCGCCGACGCCGTCGCCCAGGAGATCGAGGACGCCTGGATCGCCGAGCAGGTCGCCGCCGGGCACCCCGTCG